The Streptomyces collinus DNA segment CGCACATGGACTCCGTGCCGCTGGTCGCGATCACCGGCCAGGTGGCGTCCAAGGCGATCGGCACGGACGCCTTCCAGGAGGCGGACATCGTCGGCATCACCATGCCGATCACCAAGCACAACTTCCTCGTCACCAAGGCCGAGGACATCCCGCGGATCATCGCCCAGGCGTTCCACATCGCCTCCACCGGCCGCCCCGGCCCGGTCCTGGTCGACATCGCCAAAGACGCCCTCCAGGCGAAGACCACCTTCTCCTGGCCGCCCGCCATGGACCTGCCCGGCTACCGCCCGGTGACCAAGCCGCACGCCAAGCAGATCCGCGAGGCCGCCAAGCTGATCACCCAGGCCAAGCGTCCGGTGCTGTACGTCGGCGGCGGCGTGATCAAGGCCAAGGCCACCGCCGAGCTGAAGGTCCTCGCCGAGCTCACCGGCGCGCCCGTCACCACCACCCTGATGGCGCTCGGCTCGTTCCCCGACAAGCACCCGCAGCACCTGGGCATGCCCGGCATGCACGGCTCGGTCGCCGCCGTCACCGGTCTGCAGAAGGCCGACCTGATCGTCGCCCTCGGCGCCCGCTTCGACGACCGCGTCACCGGCAAGCTGGACAGCTTCGCCCCGTTCGCCAAGATCGTCCACGCGGACATCGACCCGGCCGAGATCGGCAAGAACCGCGCGGCCGACGTGCCGATCGTCGGTGACGCCCGCGAGGTCATCGCGGACCTGATCCAGGCCGTCCAGAGGGAGCACAGCGAGGGCCACCGGGGCGACTACAGCGCCTGGTGGAAGGACCTGAGCCGCTGGCGCGACACCTACCCGCTCGGCTACGACCAGCCCGACGACGGCTCGCTCTCCCCGCAGCAGGTCATCGAGCGCGTCGGACAGCTCGCCCCCGAGGGCACGATCTTCGCGGCGGGCGTCGGCCAGCACCAGATGTGGGCCGCGCACTTCATCGAGTACGACAAGCCGGGCACCTGGCTGAACTCCGGCGGCGCCGGAACCATGGGCTACGCCGTCCCGGCCGCCATGGGCGCCAAGGCCGGAGCCCCCGAGCGGGCCGTCTGGGCCATCGACGGCGACGGCTGCTTCCAGATGACCAACCAGGAGCTCACCACCTGCGCCCTGAACAACATCCCGATCAAGGTCGCCGTCATCAACAACGGCGCCCTCGGGATGGTCCGCCAGTGGCAGACCCTCTTCTACAACCAGCGGTACTCCAACACCGTGCTGCACTCCGGCCCGGACGACGTCAACCCCGAGGCCCGCGGCACCCGCGTCCCCGACTTCGTGAAGCTGTCGGAGGCCATGGGCTGCTACGCGATCCGCTGCGAGTCCCCGGACGACCTCGACAAGGTCATCGAGGAGGCGAACTCGATCAACGACCGCCCGGTCGTCGTCGACTTCATCGTCCACGAGGACGCGATGGTCTGGCCGATGGTCGCCGCCGGCACCTCCAATGACGAGATCATGGCCGCCCGGGACGTCCGCCCCGACTTCGGCGACAACGAAGACGACTGAGAGCCGTCCAGGACTTTCAAGCAGAGGAAGCAGATCATGTCCAAGCACACGCTCTCCGTCCTGGTGGAGAACACCCCCGGCATCCTCGCCCGGATCGCCGCCCTGTTCTCCCGCCGCGGCTTCAACATCGACTCCCTCGCGGTCGGCGTCACCGAGCACCCCGACATCTCCCGCATCACCATCGTCGTCGGCGTGGAGGACCTGCCGCTGGAGCAGGTCACCAAGCAGCTCAACAAGCTCGTCAACGTGCTGAAGATCGTCGAGCTGGAGCCGTCGCAGGCGGTGCAGCGCGAACTCGTTCTGGTGAAGGTGCGCGCAGACAACGAGACGCGCTCCCAGATCGTCGAGATCGTCCAGCTGTTCCGCGCCAAGACCGTCGACGTCTCCCCGGAGGCCGTCACCATCGAGGCCACCGGGTCCGGCGAGAAGCTGACCGCGATGCTCAAGATGCTGGAGCCGTACGGCATCAAGGAGCTCGTCCAGTCCGGCACGATCGCGATCGGCCGTGGCGCCCGTTCCATCACGGACCGGTCGCTGCGCGCCCTGGACCGGTCGGCGTAAGACGGAAAGCGGGCGGTCGGCGCGCCGTCGGCCGCCCGTATTCCGAGACCCTCAGACTTCCCTTCCGCCCCCCGTCATACGGTGGGACGCAACACCTGCACTCCCGAGGAGAGAACCCAAAGTGGCCGAGCTGTTCTACGACGCCGACGCCGACCTGTCCATCATCCAGGGCCGCAAGGTCGCGGTCATCGGGTACGGCAGCCAGGGCCACGCCCACGCGCTGTCGCTCCGTGACTCGGGTGTCGACGTCCGCGTCGGTCTGCACGAGGGCTCCAAGTCCAAGGCCAAGGCCGAGGAGCAGGGCCTGCGCGTGGTGAGCCCGTCGGAGGCCGCCGCCGAGGCCGACGTCATCATGATCCTCGTCCCGGACCCGATCCAGGCCGAGGTCTACGAGAAGCACATCAAGGACAACCTGAAGGACGGCGACGCCCTGTTCTTCGGCCACGGCCTGAACATCCGCTACGGCTTCATCAAGCCCCCGGCCGGCGTCGACGTCTGCATGGTCGCCCCGAAGGGCCCGGGCCACCTGGTCCGCCGCCAGTACGAGGAGGGCCGCGGCGTTCCGTGCATCGCCGCCGTCGAGCAGGACGCCACGGGCAACGGCTTCGCGCTGGCCCTGTCGTACGCGAAGGGCATCGGCGGCACCCGCGCCGGCGTCATCAAGACGACCTTCACCGAGGAGACCGAGACTGACCTGTTCGGTGAGCAGGCCGTCCTCTGCGGTGGCACCGCGGCGCTGGTCAAGGCGGGCTTCGAGACCCTGACCGAGGCCGGCTACCAGCCGGAGATCGCCTACTTCGAGTGCCTGCACGAGCTGAAGCTGATCGTGGACCTCATGTACGAGGGCGGCCTGGAGAAGATGCGCTGGTCGATCTCCGAGACCGCCGAGTGGGGCGACTACGTCACCGGCCCGCGGATCATCACGGACGCCACCAAGGCCGAGATGAAGAAGGTCCTCGCCGAGATCCAGGACGGCACCTTCGCGCAGCAGTGGATGGACGAGTACCACGGCGGCCTGAAGAAGTACAACGAGTACAAGAAGCAGGACTCCGAGCACCTGCTGGAGACCACCGGCAAGGAGCTGCGCAAGCTCATGAGCTGGGTCGACGAGGAGGCGTAAGCCTCACGGCCGAGGGGCCGGAGCATCCCCGCTCCGGCCCCTTCGGCGAACCCGGGGTAACGTCGGGGTACGGCGTTGTCCATCCCGTCCGGCCACGGACGGGTGATCCTTCCGCAGCGGCACAGGGCGACGCCAGGTGCGCCACTAGACTGCTGCACACATACATACGCGTCAGGCCCACAGCGTCGTGCGTCTTCCGCGGCTAGCCCCCCTCCACCGCCTGCGGCCGTCGGGACGGCCGTCCGCAGCACTGGACTTGTGAGGACTCACGTGAGCTCGAAACCCGTCGTACTCATCGCTGAAGAGCTGTCGCCCGCCACCGTCGACGCGCTGGGCCCGGACTTCGAGATCCGGCACTGCAACGGCGCGGACCGAGCCGAGCTGCTCCCGGCCATCGCCGATGTGGACGCGATCCTGGTCCGCTCGGCCACCAAGGTCGACGCCGAGGCGATCGCCGCCGCGAACAAGCTGAAGGTCGTCGCACGAGCCGGCGTCGGCCTGGACAACGTGGACGTCTCCGCCGCCACCAAGGCCGGCGTGATGGTCGTCAACGCCCCCACCTCGAACATCGTGACCGCCGCCGAGCTGGCCTGCGGTCTGCTCGTCGCCACGGCCCGCAACATCCCGCAGGCCAACGCCGCGCTGAAGAACGGCGAGTGGAAGCGCAGCAAGTACACCGGCGTCGAGCTGGCCGAGAAGACCCTCGGCGTCGTCGGCCTCGGCCGCATCGGCGCGCTCGTCGCGCAGCGCATGTCGGCCTTCGGCATGAAGGTCGTCGCCTACGACCCCTACGTGCAGCCCGCGCGCGCCGCGCAGATGGGCGTCAAGGTGCTGTCGCTGGACGAGCTGCTGGAGGTCTCCGACTTCATCACCGTCCACCTCCCCAAGACCCCCGAGACCCTCGGCCTGATCGGCGACGAGGCGCTGCGCAAGGTCAAGCCGAGCGTGCGCATCGTCAACGCCGCGCGCGGCGGGATCGTCGACGAGGAGGCGCTGTACTCCGCCCTCAAGGAGGGCCGGGTCGCCGGTGCCGGTCTCGACGTGTACGCGAAGGAGCCCTGCACGGACTCCCCGCTCTTCGAGTTCGACCAGGTCGTCGCCACCCCGCACCTCGGTGCCTCCACCGACGAGGCGCAGGAGAAGGCCGGTATCGCGGTGGCTCGCTCGGTGCGGCTCGCCCTCGCCGGTGAGCTCGTGCCGGACGCGGTGAACGTCCAGGGCGGCGTCATCGCCGAGGACGTCAAGCCGGGCCTGCCGCTCGCCGAGCGCCTGGGCCGGATCTTCACCGCGCTCGCCGGTGAGGTCGCGGTCCGCCTCGACGTCGAGGTCTACGGCGAGATCACCCAGCACGACGTGAAGGTGCTGGAACTGTCCGCGCTCAAGGGTGTCTTCGAGGACGTCGTCGACGAGACGGTGTCGTACGTCAACGCCCCGCTGTTCGCGCAGGAGCGCGGCGTCGAGGTGCGCCTCACCACCAGCTCCGAGGCGACCGAGCACCGCAACGTCGTCACGGTGCGCGGCACCCTCGCCGACGGTGAGGAGGTGTCGGTGTCCGGCACGCTGGCCGGCCCGAAGCACCTGCAGAAGATCGTCGCCGTCGGGGACTACGACGTGGACCTCGCGCTCGCCGACCACATGATCGTGCTGAAGTACGAGGACCGTCCCGGTGTCGTCGGCACGGTGGGCCGCATCCTCGGCGAGGCGGGCCTCAACATCGCCGGCATGCAGGTGTCGCGGTCGGTGGCCGGTGGCGAGGCGCTTGCGGTGCTGACCGTGGACGACACGGTGACCGCGACCGTGCTGGCCGAGGTGGCCGCGGAGATCGGGGCGACCTCGGCCCGGTCGGTGAACCTGGCCTGATCTTCCCGGGGCGCCGCCCCCGGACCTCAGACGCCGGACGAGCTGAGCTGATCAGCTCGTCCGGCGTTTTCCGTTGCACGGACCCGCCGCAGGGTCACCGCCGCCGCTGCCGCCGCCACGGCCATCAGCACCGTCCCGGTGACCGCGGCCGCGTGCATGCCGCTCGTGAAGGCCTCGCGTGCCGCCGCCGCCAGGGCGTCTCCCGCGCGCCCCGGCATCCGGCCGGCCACCGCCAGGGCGCCGCCGAGGGTCTCCCGGGCCGCGGCGGGTGCCGGGGCAGGGATCTCGTGGCGGTAGACGGCCGTGCCGATGGAGCCGAGGAACGCCATGCTGAGCGCGCCGCCGAACTCCGTGCCGGTCTCCATCAGGGACGAGGCGGCGCCCGCCTTCTCCACCGGAGCGGCGCTCATGGCCAGGTCGACCACCAGGGACATGACGGTGACGACGCCGCAGGCCAGGACGGCGCAGGCGGCCAGCAGCAGCCAGAGGGAGTCCGTCCCGGTCAGGACCAGCAGCACATAGCCGCACGCGGTGACCGCGAAACCGCCGCCGACGACATGCCCCCGGGGCACGCCCCGCTGCACCAGCTGGGCCGCGACCGGGGCCGCGAGGCCGATGGGCACCGACGGCAGCAGGCTCCACAGCGCCGCCTCCAGCGGGCTCTTGTCCAGGACCGACTGGATGTACTGGGTCGTGAAGTACGCCGAGCCCATCATGCCGAAGGCCGCCACCAGGTTGAGGGCCATGGCCGGGCTGAAGCCGGGGCGCCGGAACAGCTCCGGTGAGATGAGCGGGGACACCGCCGTGCGCTGACGGTGCACGAACAGCGCGGCGAAGAGCAGCCCGGCCGACATCGCCAGCGCGTACCGCACGTTCCAGCCCTGCGACGCGAGTTCCTTCAGGCCGTAGATCACGGGGAGCACCGCGGCCATGGACAGCGGGACGCTCGGCCAGTCGAAGCGGCCGGGGTGCGGGTTCCTGGACTCCGGCAGGAGGAGCGGGCCGAGGACCAGGAGCATCACCATCGCGGGCAGGTTGACCAGGAAGACCGAGCCCCACCAGAAGTGCTCGACGAGGACGCCGCTCAGCACCGAGCCGAGGGCGATGCCGGCCGTCATCACGCCCGACCACAGGCCGATGGCCTTCGCACGCTGCCCGGGGTCGGTGAACATCGTGCGGACCAGCGCCATCGTGCTGGGCATCAGCGTCGCGCCGCCGATGCCCAGCAGGGCGCGGCCCGCGATCAGGGTCTCGGCGCTGTTCGCGTAGGCCGCCAGCAGGGACGCCGTACCGAAGGCGGCGGCGCCGATCAGCAGGAGCCTGCGGCGGCCGATGCGGTCGCCGAGCGAGCCCATCGTCATCAGCAGTCCCGCCAGTACGAAGCCGTAGATGTCGAAGATCCACAGCTGCTCGGTGGCGGTGGGTTCCAGGTCGGCGCTGATCGCCGGGATCGCGAAGTAGAGGACCGAGACGTCCATCGAGACCAGCAGGAGCGGCAGCATCAGCACGCCGAGAGCGGTCCACTCGCGACGGCCGGCGCGGGCCGGGGGGTGGGGTGTCGTCGTCATGAGCAGGACTGTACGAGCGTCTTAAACGCTTGTCTAGTACGGGCGTTTAATACGCTCGTCTGGACACCGGGGTAGGGTGACGTGCCATGGGACACCGTGAGGATCTGCTGGAGGGCGCCAAGCGCTGCCTGCTGGCGAAGGGCTTCCTGCGCACCACCGCGCGCGACATCGTCAAGGAGTCGGGGACCAACCTGGCGTCCATCGGCTACCACTACGGCTCGAAGGACGCGCTGCTGGCGCGGGCGTACGTCGAGATGGTGGAGGGCATGTCCGACGCCTTCGAGGGCGGCGGCGAACTCCGGGGCGAGCCGGGATCGTTGGAGCGGTTCACCGAGGTGTGGACGAACATCATCGGGACCATGCGGGAGCCCGGCTCGCTCTGGCGCCTCAGCATGGAGATCGTGGCCATGGGGGACCAGCTGCCGGAGGTGCGGGAGCATCTGGCGCGGG contains these protein-coding regions:
- the ilvC gene encoding ketol-acid reductoisomerase, whose translation is MAELFYDADADLSIIQGRKVAVIGYGSQGHAHALSLRDSGVDVRVGLHEGSKSKAKAEEQGLRVVSPSEAAAEADVIMILVPDPIQAEVYEKHIKDNLKDGDALFFGHGLNIRYGFIKPPAGVDVCMVAPKGPGHLVRRQYEEGRGVPCIAAVEQDATGNGFALALSYAKGIGGTRAGVIKTTFTEETETDLFGEQAVLCGGTAALVKAGFETLTEAGYQPEIAYFECLHELKLIVDLMYEGGLEKMRWSISETAEWGDYVTGPRIITDATKAEMKKVLAEIQDGTFAQQWMDEYHGGLKKYNEYKKQDSEHLLETTGKELRKLMSWVDEEA
- a CDS encoding acetolactate synthase large subunit, with translation MPMTEQATGAHHPQPRPRSGGHSAPEQVTGAQSLIRSLEEVGADTVFGIPGGAILPAYDPLMDSTRVRHVLVRHEQGAGHAATGYAQATGKVGVCMATSGPGATNLVTPIADAHMDSVPLVAITGQVASKAIGTDAFQEADIVGITMPITKHNFLVTKAEDIPRIIAQAFHIASTGRPGPVLVDIAKDALQAKTTFSWPPAMDLPGYRPVTKPHAKQIREAAKLITQAKRPVLYVGGGVIKAKATAELKVLAELTGAPVTTTLMALGSFPDKHPQHLGMPGMHGSVAAVTGLQKADLIVALGARFDDRVTGKLDSFAPFAKIVHADIDPAEIGKNRAADVPIVGDAREVIADLIQAVQREHSEGHRGDYSAWWKDLSRWRDTYPLGYDQPDDGSLSPQQVIERVGQLAPEGTIFAAGVGQHQMWAAHFIEYDKPGTWLNSGGAGTMGYAVPAAMGAKAGAPERAVWAIDGDGCFQMTNQELTTCALNNIPIKVAVINNGALGMVRQWQTLFYNQRYSNTVLHSGPDDVNPEARGTRVPDFVKLSEAMGCYAIRCESPDDLDKVIEEANSINDRPVVVDFIVHEDAMVWPMVAAGTSNDEIMAARDVRPDFGDNEDD
- a CDS encoding TetR/AcrR family transcriptional regulator; amino-acid sequence: MGHREDLLEGAKRCLLAKGFLRTTARDIVKESGTNLASIGYHYGSKDALLARAYVEMVEGMSDAFEGGGELRGEPGSLERFTEVWTNIIGTMREPGSLWRLSMEIVAMGDQLPEVREHLARAQREGARGIVTLFHGGREEDIPEERVDTLGYFYLTLMMGLMAQWTFDPESAPEAGQLAAGLRQAIEGATRT
- a CDS encoding MFS transporter, with amino-acid sequence MTTTPHPPARAGRREWTALGVLMLPLLLVSMDVSVLYFAIPAISADLEPTATEQLWIFDIYGFVLAGLLMTMGSLGDRIGRRRLLLIGAAAFGTASLLAAYANSAETLIAGRALLGIGGATLMPSTMALVRTMFTDPGQRAKAIGLWSGVMTAGIALGSVLSGVLVEHFWWGSVFLVNLPAMVMLLVLGPLLLPESRNPHPGRFDWPSVPLSMAAVLPVIYGLKELASQGWNVRYALAMSAGLLFAALFVHRQRTAVSPLISPELFRRPGFSPAMALNLVAAFGMMGSAYFTTQYIQSVLDKSPLEAALWSLLPSVPIGLAAPVAAQLVQRGVPRGHVVGGGFAVTACGYVLLVLTGTDSLWLLLAACAVLACGVVTVMSLVVDLAMSAAPVEKAGAASSLMETGTEFGGALSMAFLGSIGTAVYRHEIPAPAPAAARETLGGALAVAGRMPGRAGDALAAAAREAFTSGMHAAAVTGTVLMAVAAAAAAVTLRRVRATENAGRADQLSSSGV
- the serA gene encoding phosphoglycerate dehydrogenase, which codes for MSSKPVVLIAEELSPATVDALGPDFEIRHCNGADRAELLPAIADVDAILVRSATKVDAEAIAAANKLKVVARAGVGLDNVDVSAATKAGVMVVNAPTSNIVTAAELACGLLVATARNIPQANAALKNGEWKRSKYTGVELAEKTLGVVGLGRIGALVAQRMSAFGMKVVAYDPYVQPARAAQMGVKVLSLDELLEVSDFITVHLPKTPETLGLIGDEALRKVKPSVRIVNAARGGIVDEEALYSALKEGRVAGAGLDVYAKEPCTDSPLFEFDQVVATPHLGASTDEAQEKAGIAVARSVRLALAGELVPDAVNVQGGVIAEDVKPGLPLAERLGRIFTALAGEVAVRLDVEVYGEITQHDVKVLELSALKGVFEDVVDETVSYVNAPLFAQERGVEVRLTTSSEATEHRNVVTVRGTLADGEEVSVSGTLAGPKHLQKIVAVGDYDVDLALADHMIVLKYEDRPGVVGTVGRILGEAGLNIAGMQVSRSVAGGEALAVLTVDDTVTATVLAEVAAEIGATSARSVNLA
- the ilvN gene encoding acetolactate synthase small subunit → MSKHTLSVLVENTPGILARIAALFSRRGFNIDSLAVGVTEHPDISRITIVVGVEDLPLEQVTKQLNKLVNVLKIVELEPSQAVQRELVLVKVRADNETRSQIVEIVQLFRAKTVDVSPEAVTIEATGSGEKLTAMLKMLEPYGIKELVQSGTIAIGRGARSITDRSLRALDRSA